The following DNA comes from Sparus aurata chromosome 3, fSpaAur1.1, whole genome shotgun sequence.
AGTGAATGTAAAGTGACAGCGATGTATTTAGGTGGCAGAAGGAATGCTGAGTGTCATTGTAGCTTATAAATTAAACTCTTTACATGTAAGTGGATTCATTTACATAGTGAATTATTGAAGGACTGAGTCTTTAAGCAACCAAGTGTGTTTCTGCCCTCTTGGAATAGTAATGTAGATGTTAATTACAAACATTAAGGACATGTGGATCTAATTTAAGAAGAAGGTCATCTAAAAGTACAAGCTTATGGAGCTTAACCACGCCACGCTGACAGGAGGAGGTACAATCTAAACATCAACACAACGGCATCCTGTACTGGGAATCTCCCACCACAAGCCCTCtggtttcctctcctccttcagttCCCCCTGTAGTCCACACCAGGTCAGGGGGGTCGGCGGAGGATGGAGGTGTCGACGGACAGGCCAGCCCTGCTCGTACCCTCGGGGATTTACATGAAAGTTTCACCCCACTCTTTCTATTACGGTACCAGCCCTGCTCAACTGTTACTCTCCTCCCGCGATCAACACCTAGAGCTGGGCGGAGTATCCCACGTGGTCTCTGGGATGAAGGCTGCCCCTGTGACAACACGCAACAGCTGAGCAAGGTCAGACTGTAAAATCTGAATGTGGAACAGATGGTTGAAATTTGCCCAACCAGACCATAAGGTAAGGGCTCAGACACACTCATATGAACAAATTCAGTGGCACTCAGAGTGGAATTACAGTTAGGGATGACCCAGAGAGGACTACAGGGGCCCAGTGTGGGGGGGTAGCTGCTGTGATCCCcacctctcccctctctctgttgtttttccacTGCAGTCCTCACTCAGAGCATTCACTCACGCCCCAAAGAGCCTGCTGAGCTCTGGGGAGTCGACAGCCACTCAGGGAATCTATGGGAACTTAAAAATACTCACATCAGCAATTGTGCGCTACACATAGTACAGTGCAAACCTGCTCCTTCCGACCCCCAACAGCCTTCTATTTCCGCACTTGGTTGTTTCCTTACACCACTTAATGGCTTTCCCAGACCACACTTGTTTGCCTTTGTTTAATCTCTTTTtatctgtttcctcctctttaaCCCAGATTTCTTTCAGCAGAAAACAtcagagagggaagaggaggggaggacagaTGAACTGTTGATATACTGTCAGTTGTGTTGGATTACTGTTGTCTGGTTTTGAATGACATTGCGTCAaactgtgctgtgtttggagCAAGGACTACCGCTGAGCCACACGCCGCAACCGTCATGTCGACACCGTAAAAGTGTCAGCTGACGTGAAGCAGTTTTCCTGCGTTAATCAATCTGACAGTCAGTGACATGAATATGTAAGTGTCAACCACCACATCCGGTGACTGGGTCAGGAAATTACAGGAGTTTTGGTCGAGACCTCACTCAGTGGCCCATTCATGACCAGTCAAAAGATCCTTTGTAACTCACTTCCACTCTCAGTGCTTTTAAAGCAGTGAGTGAGCACACTCTTAATAGGAGTATGCAGCGTGTTACTGACAAGCAGTTAGAGGGGTGGAGGGGACTGCAGAGTAGACACTACCTCACTTAGGTCAGGCAAAATCAACTCTGAGTTATAAAAAGATTGAGCAGAAATACTGGAAAGTGTTataacatgaaaaaacacacaacccacacacgcatacacacacacacagacaaatcaaGTGACTTGATTTAGCCCATAAGGGGAAAAAAGTCAAAGTCTACAGGGTTTAAAGTGTTGGGAAATAGTGAAATACATGTGATCAAAGTAGTAATTTAACTACATTTTGCTTTAGCTTGCTGGtagtttaaatgcatttttctgtatttaagtggttatgtttgtttgttttttaactatTTATCTGTTACTAATTCTTACaattttggataaaaaaaaaataccattgCTGTAATTAAACCCAATTTGATAAGCCCCGCCCCTTTTCTTTTACCTTAACCCCTGAAGTAAGATTCAACAAAACTGACGAGTAAGACAACTGGTCCATTTTTGACACAAGCACACAAGTCAGCTAATTGAATAAAAACTTGAAACTCTTTAGATGATATGCTAAAGAGTTtcaagttgagtttttttttttcaattagcTTTGGGGCTTTGTAGCCTTTATTTAGacagggcagctggacaggaaatgtgggggagagagaagagaagacatgcagcaaagggccaccgGTTGGATTCAAACCAAGGCTTCTGCTAAGGATTCAGTTGCTGCGTCTCAATTCacggtctgcatccttcggaggccgcatttgaaggccaattacatcACAACACGGTTGATGCACggctactatccttcgtggcctaACATATTCCAAGATACTTTGCGTGcccaaaaaacaagaaagaaagagagaaaatgccaacatcacgtggcgtagatcATCACTTTTGCGGGCCTGGGGGGCAAAAATCGTGatgtaagggtaaaacatctggtgacgcatcCAGGAAacgctccaaaggctagaccgtcccatttaacaacagctgacaaggttaacaaggtctctccaaAGGACTCGCCTTTGTAGACCACAAATGCTGCGTCCttcaaaggatgcagaccctgattTGAGACACAGCAATTCTCTGTGCGTGGGGTGCATACAAGgactgggtatcaccaggtacctcgcaaTACGATACTATCgcaatattttgcccacgataacgataatatcacaatacagcgattctgcgataatcgatatattgcaagaaatttcatccacgatacatcacgatatctgtgtcactgaagaaattaagaatttattgactgcactgaatccatttcacaggaattacaaaacaatgttaatcaatttcacatgaatgacagccaagtaaaacaaagtgtatactgcacagtggctcttcttaatacacacactgaccgcaacttaaatattattcaatatcaatatttgaagCCAGTGTATCGGTAACGTACCGAAATATCGCCATTTATCATAGTATCAATATTTTGGTGCACCCCTAGTGCATTCTCTACCAGGTGAGATACCAGGGCGCCCCGAGGTTGATATTGTTTTCCTGAGCTATGGTAACATCATTAAAAATCCAGATTTTTTTCGGTCAAAAATATAACATCTGTTGCAATTTTGGCCTTCCCCAGTTGGGATTGTTTGTTAGGACAGGTTTAGGTCAGGTTTATGGGTAATCCAGGATACTTGACTGTCAGCTCATCCTTGAAAATGTTGGCTGTAATTTTTAATTTGTCAGGGCAAGGCACATTTATtcgtatagcacaattcagacacaaggcaactcaaagtgctttacaggggcataacaattacattaaaagatattaaaaaaggactttaaaatactttaaaagcaaataggaagacatcaagaaacacaacattaaaacaagttaagaaataggaaagtaggctaaaatagcatagatttaaaagagacaagactagAAAATAATAGTCACAATTGCTTCAGTGAAAGGCAGTGGCAAACAGAAAGGTCTTCagccttgatttaaaagaggtgagagttggagcagacctaCAGTTTTCATGGAGTTTGTTCCGCGTGATAACTGAACGGAAGATCGAATCAGAAATGTCTGTCTGCTATTTATCCAACTAAATTGTTTTGGTTGAGTTGCCAAGTTTTGGAGATATGGCGGGAGACGTGTTCCTTCTCTTAACTATGATGGAAGTAGATGGCACTCTGCTTTTGGTGCTCAAAGCgccaaaaacacatttacatggCTAAATACATAGATAACTAATCTAGCTAACATTGCAGGTCTTCCAAGGAGGACGTCATTATTTCTTCCATCCCACACTGTCACAAGCCATTCTTCCCAGAGCTGATGCACGCTACGTTCTGTGCTGCAGTCAGAAGGTGTAGTTTGATAAAGACAATAGTACCtccatgaaactgctcacaaggtctgtggattatcttgagaaactgggtcatgatttctgagTAGAGCCATTGCTGTTGAGTGTTAAGTTAATTCTGTTTTTCAGATGAATTTAAATGCAAGTATTTAATTTGTCCCAAGAGCTCCTTGTGAACGGTGATAAGGGATAAGAGAATTTCACTACCTGAATCACTGAGGTGTCACATTATTCTTACACAACACTAACATGCCAGGACCTGGGAAAACCATTGCATTATGGGTTGATGGTGATTAACAGAAACTCTCCCGACACCTCAgcaagagaggaaaagaggatcAAACACAGACCCCCATCTTAGTGAAACGTCCATTCCTGTTAAGGCTTTGTCCCTAACTTAGTCTGACCAACTGGTGTTGTGGCCCAATCACAAGGGCCGGACTGCAGTCAGGGCAGACGGCCCCAGTTCATCTGGCCATGGTTGCCTTGATCTGACCAGACGAGCCAGCCAAGAAAAATACCAGCAGACAATCCTTTTCATGCTCGACTTAAGCTCAAACATTCTCACAATCCTCGCTGCTCTTATTAGAAACAGCCGAACATGAGTCTGCACTTGTTAATGCAGTTATTGTTCAGTGATTAAGTCGATTAAGAAAGGGCCCTCCAGTTTGACTAATGTTTACTTGTGGCTCTGACTGCCGTGGCTTAACCAGACAATTGTGCCGTTAGCGGTCACTTTGGGTGAGGGGAAATTCATTTCCTACACATCTAGATAGGAAAGGACGCTTCAAAGTGATACGTCTGAGCTTTGACTTTCAATGCTGACACAATGTTGAATGTGAGACCTTTAACTTGGTGTAAAGTGGGACATTATGAGCAACCTGCATCTCCCTCTGCCTGCTTAATTTTCTCTACCACCATAATTACCTCTCTTCCTTTTAAGATTTAGGTCGGATAAGGAATGCAGTCTGATCTCGCAGGAGCTGAGCTGTCTCCAGCCAAATAACTCGTGACTCTATTGTTAACCGCTTGCCCTTTTGTAGCGCATGAAGCTTTTCCAGCACTCGAGGAGGGCAGCAGAAATAAGATTAGTGGCATTCATATTGTCTGGTTCAGGGGCAAGGGGGAGGAGATATCGATTGCATGTGTTTTTGCCAGTGCATTACAGTTGTGTCTACGCTCCTTAAACAATGCACCTGGTGGAAAAGTGGAAACCCGTATTTAGCAATAAATCAGGTGCTCTAATACAGTACATCAGAGGCAGTTAGCTTTTTAGATCAGTGCTGCCCTCCTGTGGCCATCTCAGAAATCAACACGCCTCACAACAACAACGGCACAGTGAAAACCAGTATTTGTGTCCCCAATTCAAATAAACCAGAATATCTAAAATATGTTTCGTCTGATTATATTGGTTCAGCTTTTTATCTTTATGTACTTCCAGGGGAAAGATATTCTTATACCCAGATCATCCTATACTGACGTTTTGGGTCGGCAGCTTGAGAAGGACACCAAACGAGAGCATCAGTATTCGAAAACTGGGGATAAGAATCAACAATCAAccgtctccctcctctgctgatGGGATGTGTCTACCTGGAAATAcagtaggggggggggggagttgctTCAAGTCTTGGTGTGCTCTGGCATTTCTCTCCCGTCTCCCTGTCTATTCTCCACGCACTAGTAAAGTGCCTAAATGTACctaaaataaaacagtgaaaacaaagattAGTACCTGATGACATGAACTCAAATACACCATTAAAACATGACTTTTAGACAAGttatggtttttatttttttctcacaaacaaagtttgtttacaaaaaaggaacgtcaaaaataaaattgtaccTATCTATTGCATGTCATGCTGGCAGTTTTAACTACatgcaaaaacaacaataataagaAGAACATTGATAATAATCATTACTGTACAAAAAAATGTGGGGAAAGGTATGAGGTGTGAAACATcatctcaaaaacaaaaacacttgtaTTGAAAAAATGAGTTCTATAAAAAagggtgtttttcttttcttttgctccAGACGGAGTCATGTGTTTGTACATGAGACTTAAAACAGGGCACAAGACTCCAAAACCACCTGGGTAGAAAGGTTGTGTGAGACTGCGTAGAGGCGGAGAGAAAAATTCCCCGCTCTAAAGACAGAGGGGTGAGAGAAGGgtgaaggaaagaaacaacatgGAAGAGTAAAGATGACAGTGATGCATGTGCTTGAAATACAAGCACACGCACGCAGTTATCCTATACAAATCGAAGCCCTTACAACATAAAGTCATGCTTCATCGTCAACGTGGTAAAACGACACAACAAAGAAACTACATGAAGTTATTGTTGAACCTTATAACCTCTTCTTTAGATCCCTTATGATTGACTTGCTGTAGAACGTGAAATCTGAGGTATATGGCTTCATTTCATCTTCAACTACATGAAGGACAATAAAGAGGGTATGATTCATGTGTTCGCGGAAGGAAAGGTAAAGAATCCCACGGTTCACTTCAACCACAGATATGCCAAGAGCAGGTGGTGTAGACAGAGATGGACACTTTTTTTATGCAAGAATGAGAGGAAGAATAGAGTTGGTCTGCGGAGAGACTGTTGTCAGGGGCTGTGGCAGTGGATGCATATATGGTGTTGGTGCATGGATGCAACTTAACGAGAAGTCAATCAGTGTccctttggttttttttcatccagtgcAATACATTTATTACTAAAAAAGAGTGTTATAACATTACAGGTCACTCGTCTACATGAGCAGTGCTTAGAATTTGATGTTTGTTGTCGAAGTCGGTGGCATCTGTCGGCATCACATGGGCTGGTAtgcgtgttgtgtgtgtgtggagaaaagGTTTCCGGCTGGGCTCAGTCAGTGCTGACCTGCGTGACCTGTGCGTCAGCTGTCTGGTTGGTGGACTGAATGAACATTGGTTGGGTCAGCTCCTGTCCTGCTGGCATCGTCACCTGCTGAATCTGATACAACTGctgtaaaacagagaaacagacaaggAGGATGATGGTCTCTGTGGCATCTAACCTAAAGGTTTAACATTATAAAATAAACTCTTGGGTTGTTACTAGGTGTTTCTTGGATTGtttcataaaaagaaaattaaaaaaaaaaatctttactgATTGTATTAGAAATCCGATTCATTTTTATTCtataatcaaatgtttttttccatcataCTTCGGGTTTTACATCAGATGATATTTGTCTATAACTTATCGTTATTGCTGCTTTCTTTGGCCTAGTGAATGAGGCATTTTTAATACCAATGTGTTTAACTGTTAGATCatgttatattattttttttgttttctcaaaggCCACATGTCAGCTGAGTCACAGCCATCTATGGCCACTTGTTAAAATGAGAAATGCTAGCAATGCTGACAAGCAAGAAATAATGACATTAGGTCAGATGCCAAAACCAAAATGTAACAGTTACATTTATTGCATTTCTTACCTGTCCATCAGTAAACTGGTTGAACTGCTGCTGTCCTTGCTGCACCTCTGCCTGTGtgatctgaaaacaaaacacgttACATGAGATTAAAgattcaattattttattgttttacaacTTGGCTGTACAATAAATGTAACATCTGAACAATATAAATACTTTGTTATCTGATCATATGCTTTAATAAAGCCTTTTTGTTGCTACGGCGATTACCTGCTGGGTGTTGGCGAGAGTCTGAATCTGTCCTTGGACTACTTGCGCTCCGGAGACTGGCTGAGCTAGACGGATGTACTGTAGCTGGCCCGTGTTTAGTTGAACCTACACTCAGCCAACAGAGGGGGGAGACAGAGTTTGGTTTAGAGCAAAGGTCATTGGAACACAGAGGTCACAGCCATTTTCCTCCTCTGGACTACAACAATGGAAATCAGTCAATTGCCTCTGTTGAAATTGTTAACTTTGGTTTGATGATTGCCATCAAAGGATGGATAATTGACTAAAACATGGTTGTGCAATCCCTCCTCTATTTCCCATCACTTTTTATCCAGCTTGACACAATCTCTTACCGGGATTTGCTGGATCTCTCCGGTGTTGGTTATTATCTGCTGCATGACCTGCATGGTCTGGCCTTGGGCTTGAGCTGTCTGAGCTTGAccttgtgctgctgcagcttggACAATCTGTACCTGCTGGCCCTCACTCACCTGCATGGCCACAGGCGCACTctaatggagagaaaaaagaaggaggaaAGAGACACATATAACATATTAGTTGCTGGTCCACAGCTGCTACAGGCATGTAGTTTATGAGTGACACAAAGCAAAGTACCAGGAAATCACAAATTTCCCTAGAATCAGATTTTAACCAAGAAGTTTAGCCTTAAATTTGAAAAGTCTGTTAAAGTATCATCAGGCAGGTACAAAAGAAGTCGGGACATAAGGTGATGATGCAGGTTTCAggtcctctctttctcttctgtctgtcacacTATCTACAAAAAGGCCACCTGATCTCGTGCTGCGATCACCCCGACAGACCTGAGTCACCTGATCAGAACAGAGCTCGTAACAAGCACCGGCCCTCCGTGGGTACGAGTGTGTGTGGTTAGTGAACATAtaaatgcatgtgtgtttaccGTGATGGGTGTGCCCTGTGATTGCACCTGCACCTGCTGTAACTGCTGCATTGTGGCGCCTTGCAGCATCTGATGGCAGCGACAGAACAGAatgagaaaatgagagaaagacacacagtgagaaaaaagcaGCGACAGCAACAACTTAACACATGAATGTAAGCGTGTGGGACTAGTGGCGCAGAGTAGAAGCTTCAGTGTCAGAGCAGCTGTGACAAATAAGcagcaaaaaacattaaatggtaTGTTTGTGAATGATAAAGAAGCTGAGGTGAAATGTCAGAAACGGgttcaaaataataatcatgGCCAGGTTTTGGAGAATGCGTGTACATCACAGTGGCGTTTACATCAGCTTCAGGAATGTCGACTGTGGTTTCATAAGTGCTTTTGAGAGTTGGCGACCTGagagaaaaatgacagaattgGTACAACAGCGACTACGAGTGACTCTGAAAGCGCTGCACACGGACACGCAGATGCATAGATAAAGGGTTGAATTGAGATCTCTGCCCATCGTCTGTCCCCATGCTAAATCTCAccatccttttctttttctagaTTCTAAAGCAGCTCTGCCAAAGTGGCAGATGTGTCCTagcaaaaatatgaaaaaataatttatgCTGTTTTTAGTGACGCTTTGAGCAGGAGGTCAGCAAATGAAGAGAACTTAAATTCATCAAATTCTGTTTTGAATCTgaataatacaatacaaaaatactGCTTCTGGCCCGTGGTTCActattaagtttcagttttgtccCTCCAAGGTAAAAAGTGTAGGCACCCCTGCTCTCAAGCATTTCTAGATAACACTTCCCTCCATGGACCAAATCTACTGGCATGCGCCTGATGGGCCTGATGCAAACACTTGTGACTTAGAATACTGACAAATGGGAATGGTTTATAGCCATGTGGTAACAACAGAGGTATGAGATGCCTCCAAgttgttattttttcacaaaagcACAAACCAAGTACATTTTTGGCGAGTTGACTTCAAAATGTCCACTCTCTCCCTCGAGGTCCACCTTTAAAAGTGCCACCTTGTAAATAACCTACAATGGAGTTCACGTAAGGTGAGTGTCAAACTGTGACCTCCCTGCTCTCAGCGgggactgcagcagcagcagcaacgacGCTAGTGAATCAGGCCAGGTCTAAATGAGTATGACAGCTCAGCTAAAGGCAGTATGCTGAAGCAGCATGAAGCACCACGGCGGCCCAAGAGCGCGGCTACACGACATGCAGAGGctgagctggagagagagggcTCGGCAGCAAAAGCAGCAGGAGTGAGACAATTAGAAAGAAAGACGACTCAAAGGTGTCCCCTGGTTTGGCATTTTTGTTATCGTACTGACTGGTGAAAAGACGCTACtaaagagaggaaacacactCCCCCCAAAAgtctgtgagtgagtgagtgcgtGTTAtaagcagtgtgtgtttttgtatgtgtgtgctaatgACTTGGTTCCATTAAGAAACAGCTATTGATTTCCACTTTTTGTTACTGTCAGCTCATTTCTCTTTCACTGGAATGCAATGACGAGCGAGGATGAGAAACAtaagaataaaaacatacacacttTGATAATCGTCCTTTGaatttcttcctctgttttgcCTTGCCCTTTAGTTATAAGGCAACACATTAACTGCTTACTTCATGCTTTTAGAATCATTCAGAATCATTATTTACACAGTGACACTGTATATGTAATATGTTTAAATTGTGGAGGCTGATTTGCAAAACTGGCACTGATAGCACGCACTTACAGAGACGTTCCTTGTTTGTctgtaaacatttaatttccattACAAATCATATTCATTATTACCGGAGAAGGGAATATAACACTAAATGTTTCCTTTGTAGGGATTCACAGGGAGGGTGTTTGTCTGGTTATGTGCACTGGGTGTGTTCTGAGGTTCAGTTATTCTTGCTGGCGGGAGAGTGGCGAGCTACTGAATGTGAGCTCAGACTTGCATCAATAAAGTCAGGTGTGATGACCTCGAGTAAATCAGCCTTTCTCAGCATGATTTCAGGGCACACTGGGTGGAGTTTAGAATGTGCTGCCTGTACTATTTGGAGAAGGCAGTCTTTTCAGAGAGTGTTACACAGGCTGCATTTCCATCAGCGTACTGTAtttttgtgaacatttttaaGTAGGGCATTAGAAAAGGTTGATGTAAACAGCAAAATTCAAAACAAGCTTTTTATACTGGTTTGAGGGGGATTACTGAACAAAAGTTAATGTGCTCAGCAGGATATGGAAACACCTTTTCTCAGTAATTTCTGACATGGCAAACACATCAAGAAGAAGCTGTGTAAAACACCcttctgtcttcttcctctttgggGTTTTTTGGTGATTGTCAAACCACTTTACAACCAGTTTACAACCAGTTTACAACTTCTACTTCTGCGACACTGATGCAGCCGTGATGCcgttacagacacacacattactgCAAGTTCAGGGCGAGCTTCGTCAACTGGtaatttgtgtttctgtggggACTGTTAGCTGTAGTCGGGACTTCACTCTATTCTCCACATGGCctttattatttctattattatcataattattattattataattattattatcattattatcatcattattattatcgcCATTACCACAGCTGTATAAGATCTCATATACAGCTGTGGTCTCATTTCTTTGAATCTTGCCGTGTGTCATTTGCACTCTGTGGGAAACTCTGTGAAAACAAGGCATCAGTAGTACCTGTCCTTGCTGTGGCTGTGCGATGATAATCTGTCCGGGCTGGATGGTCGTGGCCGTCTGTGCGCCGGCCTGCTGGGCCTGCTGTGTGCCCTGCACCTGCACGGCTCCAGGCTGCTGGGCCAGAGTGAAGTAGTACTGCACCGGCTCTGCTGGAGCTACTGACTGACGCATCTCCTCCTGAAgatgacacatgcacacacacacatagaaggGGGCCTATCAGTCCATTACATCTCCATGAATTATTGTTGCAGGTGTAACGGTAGAGGAGGGTAAGTCTGATAaataactgatgggatgtggcTGGAGAAGAGTAATGTAATCTGGCCATAAGATCCATTACATGCACCATACTGGTCAATACCATAGACTGCAGGTCTGGAGGCATGGTAGGCTGAACATGGTCATGTGTTTCCGGGGGAACCACAGGTGAACATCGTTGTTTTCATGCACTGGtcaattttgagattttgggATGCTTTGCTGACACAGCATGTCCTCTTTCAGActtgtggaaagaaaacatcgaATATATGTATTTAGGTGTTTATTTTAATACATGATTCTGTTTTGGACATTGATGGTAACTAGCAGATGTATATTAGATAATgcatcattttaattttaaacatAATATATTAAGAAACTTGTTACACAAAAGGTTATGTCCTAATGTAAGTGGTCAACAGGGGACTTTTCACGTAACTATCGCGTATCTATTAGTGACTTTTTACCATATTCAgcctctttttgtctttttataacttaTATTTTTTATAACTTATATATGCTGTTTTCCCATTTTTCTCATCTTTTGAGCCAGAAATCTGCAAACTTTGATTCCAATCTATTCCGATCCATCTATTCGGATAGTTATTAAAGAGGAGTTTGCTCATAAATCATTCATGGCCTGATTTgtataacattttattccaaTCATCACTGTAAAGTAGTAtctatatacagtatttactgTGGAGTGATAAAAAGATGTTCAAAATCCTTACTGCTATAAACCATGGACTTAAATAAGTCAGCAAATTGAAAGAACGATGTTGCACCTGGTTTACCCAATGTTCAGATTTATTTTCTGGAAATATTtgcaaattaacacattttcatattcatataGAACATTTCTAAAAAGTTGTTATGCAGAAATAAATTGCCGTAATTCAAGTAATCAACTGGGAAACTTTAGTGGTGATATGCCATAGTTAAGATTTCTAGTCTCCACTTTAACTCCGATTAACCCATttacataacaacaacaaaaacattatcaaaCATTTGTGACTCTACTGTAATATACAGCAAGTAAACTTAATCTAATGTTTGTGACAGCTATTGATTCATGTGTGCAAATGTTCTTTCTGTCCGCCCTCATCCTGGGTCAGCCACATAACTGCAGCGGTAGAATTTCCAGGTTAGATGCCTGCATGGAGGCTTGAACACAggtataataatgataacacaTCCAATTATCAGTTAACAGTGACCTGTATAATACTGCTTCATAACGAATGAGCAAGGTTTCAGCTTGATGAGGTATCTCCATCACCAGAAGCGTAAACACCCCTCTCCCAGCTCCATGACAACACAGCTGAGAGTGTAGGATGTTTACAAGC
Coding sequences within:
- the nfyc gene encoding nuclear transcription factor Y subunit gamma isoform X3; this translates as MSADAFGAGGSDAQQTLQSFWPRVMEEIRNLTVKDFRVQELPLARIKKIMKLDEDVKMISAEAPVLFAKAAQIFITELTLRAWIHTEDNKRRTLQRNDIAMAITKFDQFDFLIDIVPRDDLKPPKRQEEMRQSVAPAEPVQYYFTLAQQPGAVQVQGTQQAQQAGAQTATTIQPGQIIIAQPQQGQSAPVAMQVSEGQQVQIVQAAAAQGQAQTAQAQGQTMQVMQQIITNTGEIQQIPVQLNTGQLQYIRLAQPVSGAQVVQGQIQTLANTQQITQAEVQQGQQQFNQFTDGQQLYQIQQVTMPAGQELTQPMFIQSTNQTADAQVTQVSTD
- the nfyc gene encoding nuclear transcription factor Y subunit gamma isoform X2 — encoded protein: MSADAFGAGGSDAQQTLQSFWPRVMEEIRNLTVDFRVQELPLARIKKIMKLDEDVKMISAEAPVLFAKAAQIFITELTLRAWIHTEDNKRRTLQRNDIAMAITKFDQFDFLIDIVPRDDLKPPKRQEEMRQSVAPAEPVQYYFTLAQQPGAVQVQGTQQAQQAGAQTATTIQPGQIIIAQPQQGQMLQGATMQQLQQVQVQSQGTPITSAPVAMQVSEGQQVQIVQAAAAQGQAQTAQAQGQTMQVMQQIITNTGEIQQIPVQLNTGQLQYIRLAQPVSGAQVVQGQIQTLANTQQITQAEVQQGQQQFNQFTDGQQLYQIQQVTMPAGQELTQPMFIQSTNQTADAQVTQVSTD
- the nfyc gene encoding nuclear transcription factor Y subunit gamma isoform X1, which translates into the protein MSADAFGAGGSDAQQTLQSFWPRVMEEIRNLTVKDFRVQELPLARIKKIMKLDEDVKMISAEAPVLFAKAAQIFITELTLRAWIHTEDNKRRTLQRNDIAMAITKFDQFDFLIDIVPRDDLKPPKRQEEMRQSVAPAEPVQYYFTLAQQPGAVQVQGTQQAQQAGAQTATTIQPGQIIIAQPQQGQMLQGATMQQLQQVQVQSQGTPITSAPVAMQVSEGQQVQIVQAAAAQGQAQTAQAQGQTMQVMQQIITNTGEIQQIPVQLNTGQLQYIRLAQPVSGAQVVQGQIQTLANTQQITQAEVQQGQQQFNQFTDGQQLYQIQQVTMPAGQELTQPMFIQSTNQTADAQVTQVSTD
- the nfyc gene encoding nuclear transcription factor Y subunit gamma isoform X4 gives rise to the protein MSADAFGAGGSDAQQTLQSFWPRVMEEIRNLTVDFRVQELPLARIKKIMKLDEDVKMISAEAPVLFAKAAQIFITELTLRAWIHTEDNKRRTLQRNDIAMAITKFDQFDFLIDIVPRDDLKPPKRQEEMRQSVAPAEPVQYYFTLAQQPGAVQVQGTQQAQQAGAQTATTIQPGQIIIAQPQQGQSAPVAMQVSEGQQVQIVQAAAAQGQAQTAQAQGQTMQVMQQIITNTGEIQQIPVQLNTGQLQYIRLAQPVSGAQVVQGQIQTLANTQQITQAEVQQGQQQFNQFTDGQQLYQIQQVTMPAGQELTQPMFIQSTNQTADAQVTQVSTD